The following nucleotide sequence is from Nitrospira sp..
GTCGTTATCAGGTGATGAGTATCCCCACCATTCTTTTCTTCAAAAACGGCCAGCAGGTTGAGAAGTTGGTGGGTGCCAGGCCAAAACGTCAATTCAAAGAGATGATCGACTCGCTGCTCGTTCAACATGCAGGGACCGCCTAAGTAGCCTCCTCGCAGCCATGCTCACTGAGCTGCGCATCACAAATTTTGCTGTGATCGAACGACTGAGTCTGACCATTGACTCAGGATTTACCGTGTTGACCGGAGAGACGGGAACCGGAAAGTCTTTGTTGATCGATGCCGTGGCCCTGCTTGTGGGTGGGCGGGCCTCAAGCGACCAGATTCGATTCGGGGAAGATGAAGCCCAGCTGGAAGCGTCGTTCGAGATTCCGCCCGCACATCCCCTCCTTCAACGCCTGCGGACCCGAGAGGTCCTAGGACCGCAGGATTCTCAACTCATCATTCGACGCATCATTGCTCGATCAGGAAGAAACCGGGTTTACTTGAATGGAGTCCTAAGCCCGGTCCATGTGCTGGAAGAGTTCGCTGGCACGCTCATCGATATTCATGGCCAGCACGACCAGCAATCGCTCTTGTCTAACTCCGCTCAGCTCGAGGTTCTGGATGCCTATGGCCGTCTCCTGGAGCTGCGGTCTCAGTATCGCACGACCTATTGTGCTTGGATACGTTTCCGTGAGGCACGGGCTGAGTTGACGGCTAGGCTGCAGCAGCGAGCCCAGCAAGAGGATTTGTTGCGTTTTCAACAGCAGGAATTGGATGAGGCTGCCTGCCGAATCGGAGAGGAAGAGTTACTGCAAGCCGAACGGCATCGGTTGGGGTCGTCGCGACGTCTCGCCGAGCTGGCATCAGAAGCTCAGGGACGAATTCACGACGACGCGCAAGGTATCTTGGCGAACCTGGTGTCAATGGAGCGCGTTTTGGCGGAACTGTGTCAGATTGATCCTGAGATGCAGCAGGCCCTTCGATTTGCCTCCGAGGCCAAGGTGCTCCTGAAAGAAGTCGCCGATTCGCTTCGTCGTTATGCCGAGGGCTTGGACGCCGACCCTATGCGACTCAGTACGATCGAGGATCGTTTGGCCGTCATCCAGAGGATGAAAAAGAAATACGGAGGGACGATAGAAGCTGTCCTGGAGACGCATCACCGGGTGAAGCATGACTTGGAGCAACTTCGAGGAGCGGACAGCGAGCTCGATCGGTATGATCATCTCATCGATGAACAAGAACGGAACATGTCGGTGCTGGCGCGAACGCTCTCAGAACAGCGAGCGGAAGCAGCGAAACGGTTGACGAAATCAGTGGACAAAGAGCTCAGCGCGCTGAAAATGGGGTCGGTTCGGTTTCTTGTTCAAGTCATGCCGAGCGGAGCTGCCGATGGCTACGGTCCTGATGGAAGCGATCGTGTCGAGTTTCTGCTGTCGGCCAATGCCGGTGAGCCTTTGAAGCCGATATCTCGTGTGGCATCCGGCGGCGAACTATCGCGTGTCATGTTGGCGTTGAAATCCGTCCTTGCTGATGTCGATCATGTGCCGGTCTTGATCTTCGATGAGATCGACACAGGGGTTGGAGGGGCTGTCGCGGCCACGATCGGGAAACGGCTAAGGGAGTTGGGCCGATACCATCAAGTGTTGTGCATCACGCATCTCCCTCAGGTCGCCTCTCAAGCCCAACATCATTTCTCGGTTGAAAAGTCGGAAGTGAAGGGACGGACGGTCACGACGGTGCGTTCGTTGACCGGTATGAGTCGCGAGGGAGAAATTGCGCGCATGCTTGGTGGAGAGCGAATCACTCAAAAGGCACGATCTGCGGCAGCGGAGTTGATCGCCGAAACGCGTGAATAGATCAAGCGGCGGGAGCGATGTCGATGGCGGGCGGCGAGAGGGGCGAGTCCTTCACGACCTGTAGGAAGAATTCCAGTAACAGCGGATCGAAATGTCCATGGAATTGGAGGGAGAGCTGACGGATCGCGACATCCAGTGGGAGAGCGACTCGCCCAGGTGCGTCGGCGGTCAGATGATCGAACGTTTGAGCGATGCCGACAATGCGAGCCAACAACGGAATATCCGAGCCTCGGAGTCCACGAGAGTAACCTTGTCCATCCCATTGCTCGTGGTGGGATGCGATGATTTGTCCCACCTCAATAGGGAATCCCAATGGGGCAATCATCCGTGCTCCTCTGTCGGGGTGTTCTCTACAGGGGGATGCTTCGCCGGACGGAAGGATCTGGTCCTCTGAAAACCTATACGATGGGATGCTGGTTTTCCCTATGTCATGTAAGAAGGCCCCTAGGGCCAATGCTTCTTGCTCGGAGGCGTTAAGATTGAGTCGGCTGGCCATCAACGTGGCATGGAAACTCACTCGGCTGGAATGATTGAGTAATTGACGGTCTGTGGCCTCCAGAATATCGGACAAGAGTGGAAGCAGGTTCATGTCGTCTTGCCGTAAAGCGGCATCGCCTTGTGGGTCGGACAGTGCGGCATATCCTGTCTTGACGTGATCCCATGCTCGTGCGCTCTCTTCCTCTGATCCCCAAAGGTCCGTGAGTGTCAGAAGACAGCCTCGTAGAAAGTCGAGGCGGCGTTTCTTGTCCATCGTCTGCCGAATCAGGGTAGTCAGTTCATTCACGTTGAAAGGTTTAAGCAAATAACCAGCGGCTCCATGGCGGATACCTTCCATGGCAGACTTCAGGCTCCCGTATCCCGTGACGATAATGACCTCTACGTCGGGGCGATGGTGCTTGATGTCTTTGAGAAGATCGAGTCCGTGACGATCCGGGAGTTTTTGGTCAAGAGTGATCACATCAATGGATTCCCGGTCGAGGACTTCAAGAGCTGTCTTAGCGGTTTCTGCTGAACGAACGTTGCAGAAGGTGCGAAGTATCACGTTAAGAGCATCGCGGGGCCCCGCTTCATCATCGATTACGAGGACTGTCGGTTGTGTCCCTGTCTGACAAGAAGCCGTGACCATGCTCGCTGGCTACTCCAAATCACGTGCTAGCAAGCAATTCTCATTCCTTTTCATGGAGTTAGGGAGTTGTTCAATATAGGGTGGTGGACGGTGGGGCGGGCAACTATAAGTAGCTTACAATAATAATAGGATACCTATTTGTATTGCTGATCAGTAGGGTCATGTGTGCAGAAGTGCGACATTCTTGTGCAGAAGTGTGTCATTCTTGCATGGGTGGAATCTGCTCTTGGGCGGC
It contains:
- a CDS encoding response regulator encodes the protein MVTASCQTGTQPTVLVIDDEAGPRDALNVILRTFCNVRSAETAKTALEVLDRESIDVITLDQKLPDRHGLDLLKDIKHHRPDVEVIIVTGYGSLKSAMEGIRHGAAGYLLKPFNVNELTTLIRQTMDKKRRLDFLRGCLLTLTDLWGSEEESARAWDHVKTGYAALSDPQGDAALRQDDMNLLPLLSDILEATDRQLLNHSSRVSFHATLMASRLNLNASEQEALALGAFLHDIGKTSIPSYRFSEDQILPSGEASPCREHPDRGARMIAPLGFPIEVGQIIASHHEQWDGQGYSRGLRGSDIPLLARIVGIAQTFDHLTADAPGRVALPLDVAIRQLSLQFHGHFDPLLLEFFLQVVKDSPLSPPAIDIAPAA
- the recN gene encoding DNA repair protein RecN, coding for MLTELRITNFAVIERLSLTIDSGFTVLTGETGTGKSLLIDAVALLVGGRASSDQIRFGEDEAQLEASFEIPPAHPLLQRLRTREVLGPQDSQLIIRRIIARSGRNRVYLNGVLSPVHVLEEFAGTLIDIHGQHDQQSLLSNSAQLEVLDAYGRLLELRSQYRTTYCAWIRFREARAELTARLQQRAQQEDLLRFQQQELDEAACRIGEEELLQAERHRLGSSRRLAELASEAQGRIHDDAQGILANLVSMERVLAELCQIDPEMQQALRFASEAKVLLKEVADSLRRYAEGLDADPMRLSTIEDRLAVIQRMKKKYGGTIEAVLETHHRVKHDLEQLRGADSELDRYDHLIDEQERNMSVLARTLSEQRAEAAKRLTKSVDKELSALKMGSVRFLVQVMPSGAADGYGPDGSDRVEFLLSANAGEPLKPISRVASGGELSRVMLALKSVLADVDHVPVLIFDEIDTGVGGAVAATIGKRLRELGRYHQVLCITHLPQVASQAQHHFSVEKSEVKGRTVTTVRSLTGMSREGEIARMLGGERITQKARSAAAELIAETRE